GCAAAGCCGTCGCCAACCGAGGTCGAACCGAGCTCCTCCCGTTCCTTGAGCGCGTCGACCACCTGTTCCGAGTCCAGCCCGAGGGTCGGCGAAAATACGTCAGCCGCTGCTGTCAGGGCAGATCGAACGTCGGACGCATCGAGGTCGAGGTAGACGTGTTCGGGCTTGATGAGCTTGTGGATTTTCATTAGAACTCTGGCGTGATCAACCCCAGGTTTTTGTCCTGTCGACGGTAGATGACGTTGATCCGATCGTTCGAAGAGTTGCGGAACACGAGAAATCCGTAGCTCGAATCGTCGAGCTGCAGGACAGCCTCCTCGATCGACATCGGTTTGATCGGAATGCTGCTACGCTCGACGATCTGCGGTTCTCCGCTTGCGATCGACTTCGGTTCGAGCACATCTACAGTCCATCCCTGGTCGATTTTCGCCTCAGACCCAGCCCTCTTCTTGTGATCCTTCAGTCGGGTTTTGGCACGCCGAGCCTGGATTTCAAGCTTGTCGACAGCTTCCTGGATGGCGGCGGTCACGTCCTTATTCTGTGCCGTCGACTGGACGACAAAATCCTTGCCCCTCACCGATATATCGACGACGTGAAGATGGCGTTCCTGTTCGACTTCGACTCGGACATCCAGGATGTCGTTGAAGTATTTTTTGACCTTGGCTAGCTTTTTTTCGGCAACTTGCCGCGACTGATCGGTCAACGTGACCTTTCGGGCGATGTACTCGACTTTCATTCTGTTCTCCCTAGAAAACCTTTTTCCGCTTGTCTGACGAGGGAATCATCATCTCCTCCCGGTACTTCGCAACTGTACGTCGCGCGAGTCGAATTCCCTCCTTCTGCAACATACGCATGATCTTCGAGTCAGACAACGGTCGGGCCGGATCTTCTGCTTCCACGACTTTTCGAATCCGTTCTTTGACCACCATCGAAGAGACGTTCTCACCGTGCGCCGAATCGACACCCGAATGAAAGAAATATTTCATCGGGAACAGTCCCCGGGGAGTGTACATGTACATGTTGCTGACGACGCGGGAGATGGTCGATTCGTGCATCCCGATGTCTTCCGCGACCTGCCGCAACACCATCGGACGGAGGTGTTCTATCCCGTTTTCGAGAAATCCCTTCTGGAACGAGACGATGCTCTGCGCGACCTTATAGATCGTCCTCTGCCGCTGATCGATGCTTTTCATGAGCCACATGGCCGACCGCATTTTGTCGCGTAGGAATTCGCTCGCCTTCGGATCCAGGTTCTTCCCCTCGAGCATGCGTTGATATCTGGAATTTATCCGCAGCTTCGGCAGACCATCGTCGTTCAGGGTGATGGTGTAGTCCTCGTCTATCTTGCGCACGTAGACGTCGGGTTCGATGTACTGGTTGTCGTCCTGGCGGAAGATCCGTCCCGGCTTCATCTCCAGTCCATGTATGACGTCGAGGATCGGCTTGATTTCGCCCACCTCGTCAAGCTCGAGAGCCTCGGCGAGGGCGTCCCATTTTTGATGCAGCAGCTCTTCCCAGTACGAACCAATAACCACGTGCGCTATCGCAAGCAGTTGTGCGTCCCCATTTTCTCCCGAGTGCAAGATCAGGTGGTCTACCTGAGCGCTGAGGCACTCCTGAAGACTCGACGCAGCGATCCCCGGGGGGTCGAGGGAGCGCACTACCGTGAGAGCTTCGGTGACACATGACTGATCGCAGCCGGTGCCCCGGATGATTTCCTCGTCCGTTGCACAAAGAAATCCGTCTTCGTCGAGGTTCCCGATGATGAATTCGCAGACCTCGACAATTTCAGGTCGCAGGTCGAGCATCTGGAGTTGCCAATGCAGGTGTTCGGCCAACCCACCGGAACTCGAGACCATGTTCTCGAGGCGGTTGTCCTGTTCGAACGAAGGGATCGCCATGGACGGGCCCTCGAAACGGACGTCACCCAGATAGTCCGAAAAGAATGCCTCGACATCGATGTCTTCGTACGTCTCTTCCGCGCTCGGCAAGGGACCATCCTCGGTCGCGGTATCGCTGCTCGTAGTCTCGCCCGCCGCATGCTCTTGCTCTTCAGAGCTCACACGATCCTCTGCGCCATCACCGGCCGGATCGTCCGTCGCATCGTCGACGTCGAGAACGGGATTTTCGAGGATTTCCTGGGCAAGCGTTTCTTCGAGTTCGAGACGGGACAGCTGGAGCAATTTGATGGCCTGCTGCAGCGACGGTGTCATCACCAGTCGCTGAGCAAGTTTCAACCTGAGTTTCTGTTCCAGCGCCATATCGCGAATTATCCCCTAACCGTTCAACGGGAATCCCGCTCCTGTCCGATCTGTAATCCTGCTGCCGATGACCGGCCGGGCGGCCTCAGAGGGTGAAGTCTTCGCCGAGGTAAATTCGACGGACATCCTTGTTTTCCGACAGATCGACGGGGTTTCCCGTAGCAAAAATCTTGCCGTCCTTGATTATATAGGCGCGATCGGTGATCTTCAATGTTTCCCGCACGTTGTGATCCGTGATTAAAACGCCTATTCCCAGAGACTTAAGGCGACGAATTATTCGTTGCAGGTCGAGAACGGCAAGCGGGTCGATCCCCGCGAACGGTTCGTCGAGAAGAATGAAGGTCGGCTCGGTCGACAACGCCCTGGCAACCTCGAGACGCCGCCTCTCGCCGCCGGACAGGGTGGCTGCCTTTTGCGTCCTATGTTCTGTCAGCCCGAACTCTTCGAGAAGCCGATCGATTCGATCGTTGGCGACGCGGGTTTCCACGCCCAGGGACTCGAGAATGAGCCAGATGTTGTCTTCTACGGATAGGCGCTTGAATGAGCTGGGTTCCTGTGCCAGATAGGAAACACCCATCCGTGCGCGGCGGTACATCGGCTCCAATGTGATGTCCTGGTCGCCCAGGATGACGCGCCCTTCGTCAGGCTCGACCAGTCCCACCATCATGTAAAAAGTAGTGGTCTTGCCGGCTCCGTTCGGGCCGAGAAGACCGACGATTTCGCCGGGCGAAATCCCGAGTGAGATCCCGTCGACCACCCAACGCCCCCGATAGGCCTTGCGCAGGCCCTTGGTGACCAGGTCTATGGCTTTCGGGCTCAGGGCTTCTCCTCCGGGTAGTAAATGGTCTCGGTTCCTCCGGCGACCGAGACCGTACCATCGGCCTGATTCCAGGTCAACGAGGAGCCGGAGACCACGTTACCCGAAGGGTCGGTGAGCCGCACGGGATTTCCAGTGACGATCACCGACTGCTCCCCTACCTCCCGTCGTGCCTCCTGGCCGGTCATCCGACGACCTGTGGCCAGCTCGACGAGTTCAACGGCGCCAACCGCCTCGACGGCGGTGACCTCGCCGTCTTCATCGAAGAAGACCGACAGCTTGGCGGCTGACAGTGTGTGCTTCGGGTCGCTGTAATGAACGTTGCCCTGGTAGACCGCCGCTCCGCTCGCCTGTTCGTAATCGAGTGATCGTGCGACCACCACCACATCCTCCTCGGGGCTGCCCTCTATCTGGAGCTGCGAAGCAGGCATTGTCGTTCGCACGTGTCCGGCCGCCCGGACCGAAGTCGGATCGTTACGATAGAGCACATCATCAGCAACCAACAGGCGATGGCCCTGCCAAAGGCGGCTGTTCTCCCGCAAGTGATAGACCGCGCCCTCTTCTCGTATCTCGAGGATCTCTGACGCGAAGTGGGTCGGCCCTCCGTCGCCGCCGTCCTCGTCCATCAGTGTGACGCCGAAAATCGAGCCCTGAACGTTACCCCTCGCCTCCGCGCGCCCGTCGCGATTGAAAATCTGAGCCTGGTCACAACTCATCCGCCCACGTTCGCTGGACAACAGGACCCTTTCCGGCCCGGTCGGATCTCCATGCAGAAGGGTCAGTCCTGCCTGTGGTGAGAGGCGGGCACGGTAGCCTCGCCCTTCGAGTTCGCCGGAATGAAGCACGACGTCACGTAGAAGCTCCACGTCGGTCGCCTGACCGCCAGAGAACCACACCCGTCCCTCCGTTGCTTCCCCTATTCGCGGTGGGCCTTCTTCCGGGATCTCTCGAATGCAGACGCCATGCTCGGCTCGTAGGTTGAGGATTCCTTCGTCGGCAAGGATCGCGCGTAGGGTCCAGGTTCGGATAGTCCGTTCAAGATAGCCTTCACCGCCGCTGAAACGGACAGTGACCCACGGCCCGGTCGTGGTTGCGTCGATCTGCCAACGCCCGCTCGAATCCCGAATCGCAACTGCTCGTTCCATCCATGCTTCGACCGCTCCACCACTCGCAAGATTCGAAATGAACGCCTCGACACCTCCACTCAGATTGATTGCCCGTGGTGGTCCGTCGCCTTCTTCGAGGACAACCTCCATGTGGGGTGCGGTGACTTCAGCGTTTTGGAGCGACACTACACCACCATTTCGCAGGAGTATCGTATGCGTCGGTCTCCGGTAGACAGCTGACGGGGCGGTGATAGTGGTTCCATCTTCGGCCGAGAAGGCCACGCCGTCGGATAGATTGATCTCGTCCTTCTCGAGATCAAAGGCCGCGTTGTTTGCGCGTCCAAAGCTGGCACCGGAATAAAAAAATACCTCGGAGTTTGCGGTGAACTTTCTCGAACTGGCCTCGAAACGGCCCGCATCGGTCGTCAGCACCGCTCCGCTCGGCAGATCTATTCGAATACCGCCCTCGAGTCGGGCGTCGCGGGTTTCGGGGTTGAAGCTCGCCCCATCACAGGTCAGGATCGGCCCCGGTTCTCCATCACGAAAAAACTGGAGCCGCACTCCCTCGATCTCATGCCACCCCGAGGAAAGACCTAGTGTGCGCTTCGACATGAGCTCGAAGATCAACTTGCCGGCAACTCTTTCGACGTAATCGAATCCCGTATACACTCCGATAGCGCGGTCACCTCTACCGCTGGTAACGTCTCCACTGTCGACCTGGGTGAGGGGCGTCCTGAAACTTTGAAATCGTTGCGCAACGATAAACGCCATCGCCACAATCAACACGACAATGGCTGTCGCGGTCAGTCTCCGTACCCAGATTCGCGTCTTGACTCCCATCGCCGCACCCTCACTCAGGCAGGCGATGTGGCATACATACCAGCCCATATTCCCGTTGGAAGCAGCCCACCTGGTTCTCCCCGCACCAGCCTACACTGCGTGCCGTTTGGTCGCGATATTCCATGGGTTTTTTGCTTAGCGGTCGGAATAAACACCCATCGATCGAAACTTCCTGTAGCGCTTCGCAACCAGGGTGTCGGGTTTGACCTTTCGCAGGGCCTTGAGGTGTCGTCGGATTGCGGACGCTATTGAATCGGCCATCAGACCCGGGTCCATATGCGCCCCACCAGGTGGTTCTGGGATGATCTCGTCGATAACCCCCAGCTGCTTGAGGTCTTGCGCGGTCAATCGGAGCGCCTTCGCCGCATCCTCCGCGCGCGCCTGGTCCTTCCACAAAATCGCGGCGCACCCTTCAGGCGATATGACCGAGTAGATGGCATGTTCCAGCATCAATACTCGATCGCCAATCCCGAGGGCGAGCGCACCGCCGGATCCGCCCTCCCCAGTGACCACGATGATGATCGGCACAGGCAGTGCTGCCATCTCGACCAGGTTGTTGGCAATCGCCTCTGCCTGGCCACGCTGTTCCGCGTCGATCCCCGGATACGCGCCCGGCGTGTCGACGAACGAGATGATGGGTCGCCGAAAGTGCGCGCCGAGTTTCATGATGCGCAGCGCCTTTCTGTATCCCTCGGGGCGGGGCATGCCGAAGTTTCGCCGCAGCTTCTCTGCGGTATCCCGGCCCTTTTGGTGACCGACCACCACCACCGGATCTCCGTCAAACCGCGCCAACCCGGCGACGATTGCTGGGTCGTCGGCGAACCTGCGGTCACCATGAAGCTCGGTGAAATCGGTGAAGATGCTGTGGATATAGGCCATGGTGTACGGCCTGTCCGGGTGTCTTGCAAGCTGGCACTGCTGCCACGGAGTGATGTTCGCAAAGATCGAGTCGATGGCTGCTTCAAGCTCGCGTTTTGCCTTGGTCAGGTCCTCTTCGGTACCAGTGCCCGACGTACCCGTTCTCTCGAGCTGGTTGATACGAGCGCGAATCTCTTCAATTGGGTCAAGAAAGCCGGGGGTAGGAGTCGCCATTAGGGGACTCTAACAGAAGCCACTCGATGACGTCAAAAATGCCTCATCTTCGGCCATAGCGAGGCGGTCAACTCGTTGATTCAAGGACGCTTCTCTTCGTTCTCGAGACGAGCCACTCGCACCAGAGACGGTAGATAATCGGGTGGAGCTTCGAATCCGAGGAGCTGGAGAATCGTGCCGGCGACGTTGCCGAGCCCGGGTACTTCGACATCGTCATTTGTCCGGAAGCGGTTGGCATCCCTTCCAGTCAGGATCCAGGGAACAGGCGAGAGGGTGTGGCTCGTCTTGATCACCGGGTTGCCGTTCTCATCGATCTTTGTAGCGCCGGTTTTCCTGTCGACCTCCCACATCATGTCGAGGTTGCCATGATCGGCGGTTACGATCACGGCGGCTCTCGCCTCAAAAGCCGCGGTCTCGATTTTCCCGACGCATTCGTCGACGATCTCCATAGCCCGAATGGAGGCCTCGAGAGAGCCAGTATGGCCCACCATGTCACCGTTTGCGAAGTTGACCCGGATAAAGCGGTGGCCACGGTGCGCAAGGTCTTCGATCACGACCTCGCACACTTCGCGTGCCTTCATTTCCGGCTTGGTGTCGAATGGCACGGTGTCGGAAGGCACCTCCACCCAGTCCTCGAGCTGCTCGTCGAATGCTTCGGAATTGTTGCCGTTCCAGAAATAGGTCACATGGCCGAACTTCTGGGTTTCCGCGACCGCAAGCTGGTTGACTCCGTTGTGAACCAGGTACTCCGACACGGTGCGTGAGATGGCGGGAGGACTGACCAGATATAGCGGGGGTATCTGCAGGTCGCCGTCGTACTCCATCATCCCCGCGTACAGGGTCCGAGGCATTTCTACCCTGTCGAACTCGCTGAAATCCGTTTCGGTGAACGCACGCGAGATCTCGATGGCTCGATCACCGCGGAAGTTGAAGAACACCACCGAGTCTCCGTCGATGATTCGACCGACCGGCTCCGCCTCTTCGTCGACGATCACGAACGGTGGGAGGTCCTGGTCTATGACACCAGGGTTTTCTTCTCGCAGCACCTCGACCGCCTCGGCGGCCGTGGAGAAGCCTCTCCCCTCTCCTATGACGTGGGTCATCCAGCCGCGACGAACCATGTCCCAATCGGCCTCATAACGATCCATGGTGATCTGCATGCGGCCACCGCCCGACGCGATTCGCGCGTCGATGGATGAGTTCGAGATCTCGGCGAGGACCGATTCGATTCGAGCGAGATATTCGTGAAAAGACCGCGGATCGACGTCGCGCCCGTCGGCCAGCGCATGAAGGCGGATAGTACTGACCTCCTCTGCCGCGAGACGTCGAACAAGCGCCTCCACGTGATCGATATGGCTGTGGACGTTGCCGTCCGAGAGCAATCCGATGAGGTGGAACGTGCCACCACCCGTCTTGACGCCGCTCACGATTCGCCGCCACGTTTCTCCCTCGAAAACCGATCCGTTGGCGATCGCCCGGCTCACCAGCTTGGCGCCCTGCTCGAAGACTCTTCCCGCGCCCATGGCGTTGTGGCCGACCTCCGAGTTCCCCATGTCACTGTCGCTCGGCAGGCCCACAGCCGTCCCGTGCGCCTTGAGATTCAGCGAAACCGGAGCGTCCGCCAGCAGGCGGTCGAGAGTCGGCGTCGCGGCAAGGTCGAATGCGTTTCCCTCGTAACCTTCCGCTCGGCCGCGGTAGAGGCCGACCCCATCGAGAATCACGAGGACGAGTTGGCCAGGCACACCGTCATATCCTCGTGTCTTTTCGAGCTTGAAATCGGTCATCAGCCACCTCTCGGATCCGTCAACCTCGGATCCTTGCAGTGCATTCCGGAATGCCTTGGTATCAAGGTCCCGAGATCGACGATCTCAAGTGGGCTTTGCGGGCGTGCTGCGCCGAGGACGGAGGAGCACGACGCTGATGTTGTCGTTACCACCTCTTTCGTTGGCCTCGACGATCAAACGATCGCAAATGTCCTCGAGGCCGCCGCCCATTTCCAGCACCGCCGCGATCTCGTCATCGGTCAGCATGGAGTTGAGCCCATCGGAGCACAGAAGGTAGAGATCTTCCTCCTGAACCTCATCTTCAAACACATCGACACGGGGCTCCGAGGTTCCCCCGAGGGCTTGAGTGACCACGTTCTTCAACGGATGGGTACGGGCGGCCTCTTCGGTGAGGAACCCCGCCTCGACCTGTTCATGGACCCAGGAATGATCGCTGGTCAGGAGAGCCAGACAGCCTCTGCGGAAACGGTACGCTCGGCTGTCGCCGACATGGCAGATCACCAGATTGGAGTCACCTGCGTGGTGAACGGCCACGACCACCGTTGTACCCATCCCCTTGAGATCTGCATCATTGTTCATCGCGACAGTCACGCAATGATGGCCGGAAACGATGGCATCGACGATGAGATTCGCCGTGGCGCTGAGGTCGTTGTTCCAATGTTCCGGCCATGCATCGACGGGGTCCTCTTGAGGACCGCTTTTGAACGCTCTGACGATTTCCTCGGTTGCGACACGTGAGGCGACCTCTCCGGCCGCGTGCCCGCCCATTCCGTCCGCTACCAGGTACACGCCGGCCTCGTGATCGAGGTAAAAGACATCCTCGTTGAGGCGGCGTTTCATGCCGACGTCCGTGGCACCAAACGCTTCGAGCTCGAACCGGTTCGTCGTGTTGAGGGCCAAACTGTCAGCTCTTTCCCCGCAAGCGACTCAAGAGACTTCCACCCGTGTCCGCCTCGTCGCCTTCGGCTCGGCTGATGACATTTGTTGCCGCAGAGTTGGTGGGATCCAGCGCGAGCGCTTGGTTCGCGTAGCGCACGGCACGGCTCTTCATCCCCGCAGAGAGGGCGAGAACCGCCGCTTCCGCGATAATTGTCGCATTGCCGCTTTCGAGACTCATCGCTTTCTCGGCGTGCCGCAGAGCGTCGCGTTCTTTCCCGGTTACCTTTGCCAGTGCCTTGCCGAAAAAATAGTGTGCGCGAGCATTGTTGTCGTCGTGGTCGATGGCCATTTTGAGGTTATCGAGCGCAGCGGCGATCTTCCCCTCACGCAGCTCTTGGGATCCCTTGGCGGCGAGGCGGCGTGAAATTTCCGACGCGTCCATCTGAGTGGAATCACCGCCCTTGGAGATAGTCTTGTCGTACTCCTCGCGACGCGTCGGGTCCCTGAGAACGTTAAAGGCCTCTGTAATCGTCTGGAATCGTTCTTCCGCCGAACCACGCTCGTCGCCGGAGAATCGATCCGGATGGTGCTTCAGGGCCAACCTCCTGAACGCCTGGCGGATATCCTGGTCGGACGCATCACGTTCGACACCCAACGTGTCGTACATCGTCGTCTGGTTACGCATCCTGGATGACTCCCTCACCACCAGCTTAAACTACCACGGTCAAAAAACCTTGGCAACGAAAGTGAATCGGTCCTGGATCGGAGTCAAACGCCCGTCAACGCCTCGTGTCGAGCATTTTCTGGGCGATCTGCCGGGTAACCG
Above is a window of Acidobacteriota bacterium DNA encoding:
- the raiA gene encoding ribosome-associated translation inhibitor RaiA — protein: MKVEYIARKVTLTDQSRQVAEKKLAKVKKYFNDILDVRVEVEQERHLHVVDISVRGKDFVVQSTAQNKDVTAAIQEAVDKLEIQARRAKTRLKDHKKRAGSEAKIDQGWTVDVLEPKSIASGEPQIVERSSIPIKPMSIEEAVLQLDDSSYGFLVFRNSSNDRINVIYRRQDKNLGLITPEF
- the rpoN gene encoding RNA polymerase factor sigma-54; this encodes MALEQKLRLKLAQRLVMTPSLQQAIKLLQLSRLELEETLAQEILENPVLDVDDATDDPAGDGAEDRVSSEEQEHAAGETTSSDTATEDGPLPSAEETYEDIDVEAFFSDYLGDVRFEGPSMAIPSFEQDNRLENMVSSSGGLAEHLHWQLQMLDLRPEIVEVCEFIIGNLDEDGFLCATDEEIIRGTGCDQSCVTEALTVVRSLDPPGIAASSLQECLSAQVDHLILHSGENGDAQLLAIAHVVIGSYWEELLHQKWDALAEALELDEVGEIKPILDVIHGLEMKPGRIFRQDDNQYIEPDVYVRKIDEDYTITLNDDGLPKLRINSRYQRMLEGKNLDPKASEFLRDKMRSAMWLMKSIDQRQRTIYKVAQSIVSFQKGFLENGIEHLRPMVLRQVAEDIGMHESTISRVVSNMYMYTPRGLFPMKYFFHSGVDSAHGENVSSMVVKERIRKVVEAEDPARPLSDSKIMRMLQKEGIRLARRTVAKYREEMMIPSSDKRKKVF
- the lptB gene encoding LPS export ABC transporter ATP-binding protein, with amino-acid sequence MSPKAIDLVTKGLRKAYRGRWVVDGISLGISPGEIVGLLGPNGAGKTTTFYMMVGLVEPDEGRVILGDQDITLEPMYRRARMGVSYLAQEPSSFKRLSVEDNIWLILESLGVETRVANDRIDRLLEEFGLTEHRTQKAATLSGGERRRLEVARALSTEPTFILLDEPFAGIDPLAVLDLQRIIRRLKSLGIGVLITDHNVRETLKITDRAYIIKDGKIFATGNPVDLSENKDVRRIYLGEDFTL
- a CDS encoding acetyl-CoA carboxylase carboxyltransferase subunit alpha, producing the protein MATPTPGFLDPIEEIRARINQLERTGTSGTGTEEDLTKAKRELEAAIDSIFANITPWQQCQLARHPDRPYTMAYIHSIFTDFTELHGDRRFADDPAIVAGLARFDGDPVVVVGHQKGRDTAEKLRRNFGMPRPEGYRKALRIMKLGAHFRRPIISFVDTPGAYPGIDAEQRGQAEAIANNLVEMAALPVPIIIVVTGEGGSGGALALGIGDRVLMLEHAIYSVISPEGCAAILWKDQARAEDAAKALRLTAQDLKQLGVIDEIIPEPPGGAHMDPGLMADSIASAIRRHLKALRKVKPDTLVAKRYRKFRSMGVYSDR
- the gpmI gene encoding 2,3-bisphosphoglycerate-independent phosphoglycerate mutase, encoding MTDFKLEKTRGYDGVPGQLVLVILDGVGLYRGRAEGYEGNAFDLAATPTLDRLLADAPVSLNLKAHGTAVGLPSDSDMGNSEVGHNAMGAGRVFEQGAKLVSRAIANGSVFEGETWRRIVSGVKTGGGTFHLIGLLSDGNVHSHIDHVEALVRRLAAEEVSTIRLHALADGRDVDPRSFHEYLARIESVLAEISNSSIDARIASGGGRMQITMDRYEADWDMVRRGWMTHVIGEGRGFSTAAEAVEVLREENPGVIDQDLPPFVIVDEEAEPVGRIIDGDSVVFFNFRGDRAIEISRAFTETDFSEFDRVEMPRTLYAGMMEYDGDLQIPPLYLVSPPAISRTVSEYLVHNGVNQLAVAETQKFGHVTYFWNGNNSEAFDEQLEDWVEVPSDTVPFDTKPEMKAREVCEVVIEDLAHRGHRFIRVNFANGDMVGHTGSLEASIRAMEIVDECVGKIETAAFEARAAVIVTADHGNLDMMWEVDRKTGATKIDENGNPVIKTSHTLSPVPWILTGRDANRFRTNDDVEVPGLGNVAGTILQLLGFEAPPDYLPSLVRVARLENEEKRP
- a CDS encoding protein phosphatase 2C domain-containing protein is translated as MKRRLNEDVFYLDHEAGVYLVADGMGGHAAGEVASRVATEEIVRAFKSGPQEDPVDAWPEHWNNDLSATANLIVDAIVSGHHCVTVAMNNDADLKGMGTTVVVAVHHAGDSNLVICHVGDSRAYRFRRGCLALLTSDHSWVHEQVEAGFLTEEAARTHPLKNVVTQALGGTSEPRVDVFEDEVQEEDLYLLCSDGLNSMLTDDEIAAVLEMGGGLEDICDRLIVEANERGGNDNISVVLLRPRRSTPAKPT
- a CDS encoding DnaJ domain-containing protein, with protein sequence MRNQTTMYDTLGVERDASDQDIRQAFRRLALKHHPDRFSGDERGSAEERFQTITEAFNVLRDPTRREEYDKTISKGGDSTQMDASEISRRLAAKGSQELREGKIAAALDNLKMAIDHDDNNARAHYFFGKALAKVTGKERDALRHAEKAMSLESGNATIIAEAAVLALSAGMKSRAVRYANQALALDPTNSAATNVISRAEGDEADTGGSLLSRLRGKS